One Aegilops tauschii subsp. strangulata cultivar AL8/78 chromosome 7, Aet v6.0, whole genome shotgun sequence genomic window carries:
- the LOC109770781 gene encoding ACT domain-containing protein DS12, chloroplastic: MAVAVAAGTLRTCSGVFPAASGNHPLAGWRPLAPAAPAKLRLLSPALRVPRAASPAAVENGSSSNSNTVPTPKVIIDQDSDPDATIVEVTLGDRLGDLLDTMSALRNLGLNVVKASVCLDSSGKHNKFAITKSSTGRKIDDPELLEAVRLTIINNMLEYHPEASSQLAMGATFGLEPPTEVVDVDIATHIEIYDDGPERSLLVVESADRPGLLVDLVKIIADINITVQSGEFDTEGLLAKAKFHVSYRGKPLIKALQQVLANSLRYFLRRPTTEDASF; this comes from the exons ATGGCTGTCGCCGTAGCTGCCGGGACCCTCCGTACCTGTTCCGGCGTATTTCCGGCGGCGTCCGGGAACCATCCGCTTGCCGGGTGGCGGCCACTTGCACCGGCAGCGCCCGCTAAGCTGAG aTTATTGTCTCCAGCTTTGAGGGTTCCTAGAGCTGCTTCGCCTGCAGCTGTTGAG AATGGGAGCTCTAGCAACAGTAATACAGTCCCTACACCGAAGGTTATAATAGATCAAGACTCAGATCCGGATGCAACTATTGTGGAAGTAACCTTGGGTGACCGTCTTGGGGATCTTCTTGATACT ATGAGTGCCTTGAGGAATTTAGGGCTAAATGTTGTGAAAGCTAGTGTTTGCCTCGATTCTTCTGGCAAGCACAATAAGTTCGCTATAACAAAGTC GTCAACTGGTCGCAAAATTGATGACCCAGAGTTGTTAGAAGCAGTAAGACTGACAATTATTAACAACATGCTTGAGTATCATCCT GAAGCTAGCAGTCAATTGGCCATGGGTGCAACTTTTGGGCTAGAGCCCCCTACGGAAGTG GTTGATGTGGACATAGCAACTCACATAGAGATCTATGACGATGGTCCTGAAAGAAG TTTACTTGTTGTGGAATCAGCTGACCGTCCAGGGTTGTTGGTTGATCTAGTTAAGATCATTGCTGACATCAATATCACTGTCCAATCTGGAGAATTTGACACTGAG GGGCTACTGGCCAAGGCAAAATTCCATGTCAGTTACCGGGGCAAGCCATTAATCAAGGCTTTGCAACAG GTTCTCgcgaatagcttgcgttatttcttGAGGAGGCCGACAACAGAGGATGCCAGTTTCTAA